One segment of Halalkalicoccus tibetensis DNA contains the following:
- a CDS encoding 2Fe-2S iron-sulfur cluster-binding protein, giving the protein MVEASAFAISMGAFLALTMVALHFAKGTERVIPDDIAEEVLEQRASTVPEIDFPEPSNRAIGGGGGAAAAVGGGEGAEGELEEGGAEEASGPGDIPEDEVEYFEIEFAKEGETIEVANNETLLEAGEDEGWDLPYACRQGQCVSCGGQVADGPSEDYIEHDNQQMLDDNEISEGYTLTCVAYPRGEFTLETNETP; this is encoded by the coding sequence ATGGTAGAAGCCTCCGCGTTCGCCATCTCGATGGGCGCCTTCCTGGCGCTTACGATGGTGGCGCTTCACTTCGCGAAGGGCACCGAACGGGTGATCCCGGACGACATCGCAGAGGAGGTCCTCGAACAGCGCGCCTCGACCGTCCCCGAGATCGACTTCCCCGAGCCGTCGAACCGGGCGATCGGCGGCGGTGGCGGGGCCGCGGCGGCCGTCGGCGGTGGCGAGGGCGCGGAGGGCGAGCTCGAGGAGGGCGGTGCCGAGGAAGCCTCGGGCCCCGGCGACATCCCCGAGGACGAGGTCGAGTACTTCGAGATCGAGTTCGCGAAGGAGGGCGAGACCATCGAGGTCGCGAACAACGAGACGCTGCTCGAAGCCGGCGAGGACGAGGGCTGGGACCTGCCCTACGCCTGCCGGCAGGGCCAGTGTGTCTCCTGTGGGGGTCAGGTCGCCGACGGCCCCTCCGAGGACTACATCGAGCACGACAACCAGCAGATGCTCGACGACAACGAGATCTCCGAGGGCTACACCCTGACCTGCGTCGCCTACCCGCGCGGCGAGTTCACCCTCGAGACCAACGAGACGCCCTGA
- a CDS encoding MFS transporter has translation MNDSPSTSFVGGHGRMLSVLSVGVVALLAGQLVLAPALPAIIEEFDIAPTAAGASLTVMWACAALAMYPGGRSSDLLSRKTVLVASIAVLVVGFLAVASAPTFPVFLLGLAVVGLGVGLYEPTNMALVFESFANRRGRALGVIAASYSFGSAVAGGLAGVALALASWRVAFLPLAAGLGVVGLLIHRWSREPYVVSPVDLDGRGTVRRLFASRQLRRVLALFCLYMLVWQASVSFLPTFLRVEKGYAPLPATAAFVSVFLIGLVISPTVGELGDRFGHRRVGGSAPLIGAVGLSLFVVAEHPLAVAAATVLFAVGLISFWPVMNAFLMARLAPDSLGGEYGLSRAVFFGVGSLGPTYTGFVAEHASYRVAYAGLVGCFLLSALLVRRIE, from the coding sequence GTGAACGATTCGCCCTCCACCTCCTTCGTCGGCGGCCACGGACGCATGCTCTCGGTCCTCTCGGTCGGTGTCGTGGCGCTGCTGGCCGGCCAGCTCGTGCTCGCGCCCGCGCTCCCCGCGATCATCGAGGAGTTCGACATCGCGCCGACGGCGGCCGGCGCTAGCCTGACGGTGATGTGGGCCTGTGCCGCCCTGGCGATGTACCCCGGCGGCCGCTCGTCGGACCTGCTCTCGCGAAAGACCGTCCTCGTCGCGAGTATCGCGGTGCTGGTCGTCGGCTTTCTGGCCGTCGCGAGCGCCCCGACGTTCCCCGTCTTCCTCCTCGGGCTCGCGGTCGTCGGCCTCGGCGTCGGGCTCTACGAGCCGACCAACATGGCGCTGGTCTTCGAGTCGTTCGCGAACCGTCGGGGCCGCGCGCTCGGCGTCATCGCCGCCTCCTACAGCTTCGGCAGCGCGGTCGCCGGCGGGCTCGCAGGCGTGGCGCTCGCGCTTGCGAGCTGGCGGGTCGCCTTCCTCCCGCTCGCCGCCGGCCTCGGGGTCGTCGGCCTGCTGATCCATCGCTGGAGCCGGGAGCCCTACGTGGTCTCGCCGGTCGACCTCGACGGTCGCGGGACCGTCCGCCGGCTGTTCGCCTCCCGGCAGCTCCGGCGCGTGCTCGCGTTGTTCTGCCTGTACATGCTCGTCTGGCAGGCCTCGGTGAGCTTCCTGCCGACCTTCCTGCGCGTCGAGAAGGGCTACGCGCCGCTGCCCGCGACCGCGGCGTTCGTGTCGGTCTTCCTGATCGGGCTCGTGATCAGCCCGACGGTCGGCGAGCTCGGCGACCGCTTCGGCCACCGCCGCGTCGGCGGGAGCGCCCCCCTGATCGGCGCCGTCGGCCTCTCGCTGTTCGTCGTCGCCGAGCACCCGCTCGCGGTGGCGGCCGCGACCGTCCTGTTCGCCGTCGGGCTGATAAGCTTCTGGCCGGTGATGAACGCCTTCCTGATGGCCCGGCTGGCGCCCGACTCGCTGGGCGGCGAATACGGGTTGAGCCGGGCTGTCTTCTTCGGCGTCGGCAGCCTGGGGCCGACCTACACCGGGTTCGTCGCCGAGCACGCGAGCTACCGGGTCGCCTACGCCGGGCTCGTCGGCTGTTTCCTGCTGAGCGCGCTGCTCGTGCGCCGCATCGAGTAG
- the gnd gene encoding phosphogluconate dehydrogenase (NAD(+)-dependent, decarboxylating), translated as MQLGVIGLGRMGLIVADRLIEGGHDVVAYDLDEAAVERAGEAGATPADSIDDLAERLGEEKRIWLMVPAGEAVDATLAELDPHLDSEDVVVDGGNSHFERSVERAEATDAAYLDCGTSGGPASAEAGFSLMIGGPRWAYNELVPAFDAVATGPAGHDRMGPVGSGHYVKMVHNGVEYALMQAYGEGFELLAEGRYDLDLESVARTWNNGAVIRSWLLELCEEAFREEGTDLGDVDDYVAGGSTGTWTVQEALEQEIALPIIYQALSERFGSRSPEEGRFSRRLANRLRYGFGRHEVARREE; from the coding sequence ATGCAACTGGGCGTTATCGGGCTCGGACGGATGGGACTGATCGTCGCGGACCGGCTGATCGAGGGCGGCCACGACGTGGTCGCCTACGACCTCGACGAGGCGGCCGTCGAACGCGCCGGGGAGGCGGGCGCGACCCCGGCCGACTCGATCGACGACCTCGCCGAGCGGCTGGGCGAGGAGAAGCGCATCTGGCTGATGGTCCCCGCCGGCGAGGCCGTCGACGCCACCCTCGCGGAGCTCGATCCCCATCTCGATTCGGAGGACGTCGTCGTCGACGGCGGCAACTCGCATTTCGAACGCTCGGTCGAACGTGCCGAAGCGACCGACGCGGCGTATCTCGACTGCGGGACGAGCGGAGGTCCCGCGAGCGCCGAGGCGGGCTTCTCGCTGATGATCGGCGGGCCCCGGTGGGCCTACAACGAGCTCGTTCCCGCGTTCGACGCCGTCGCCACCGGCCCCGCGGGCCACGACCGGATGGGGCCCGTCGGCTCGGGCCACTACGTGAAGATGGTCCACAACGGCGTCGAGTACGCGCTGATGCAAGCGTATGGGGAGGGGTTCGAGCTGCTCGCTGAGGGGCGCTACGACCTCGATCTGGAGAGCGTCGCCCGGACCTGGAACAACGGCGCCGTCATCCGCTCGTGGCTGCTCGAGCTCTGCGAGGAGGCGTTCCGCGAGGAGGGGACGGACCTGGGCGACGTCGACGACTACGTTGCCGGGGGCTCCACCGGAACGTGGACCGTCCAGGAGGCCCTCGAACAGGAGATCGCGCTGCCGATCATCTACCAGGCGCTCTCCGAGCGCTTTGGCTCGCGCTCTCCCGAGGAGGGGCGCTTCTCGCGACGGCTCGCGAACCGGCTCCGCTATGGCTTCGGGCGACACGAGGTCGCTCGCAGGGAGGAGTAA
- a CDS encoding valine--tRNA ligase, translating to MDDSYDPGAVEPRWRERWDDEDVYRYEGSEERPEYVIDTPPPYPTGNLHIGNALGWCYMDFAARFQRLQGKDVLYPQGWDCHGLPTEVKVEENHDIHRTDVSREEFRELCVEHTEEQIDAMKETMGLLGFSQDWEHEYKTMDAEYWGKTQESFVEMAEEDYVYRDEHPVNWCPRCETAIADAEVENEDRGGTLFTVRFDGAESNDAIEIATTRPELLAACVAVAVDPDDERYEGRVGETFDVPLFGQEVELIADEEVDSDFGTGAVMICTFGDKQDVDWWAEYDLPLRTVLTEDGRLNERAEEFEGLTVDEAKERIASALQKGGYLQGEEVVEQSVGCCWRCDTPIEILSKEQWFIRVDQAEILENAREIEWIPEHMYARLEEWTEGMEWDWVISRQRVFATPIPAWFCGECEYVHVAGSEELPVTPTSEGPEQACPECGSEDWTGETDVMDTWMDSSISALHVAGWPDEEFSPVQLREQGHDIIRTWAFYTILRTAALEDEVPWEQALINGMVFGEDGHKMSKSRGNFVQPEEVVEEHGADAFRQAIALGGQPGSDIQFQSKEVTSASRFLTKLWNISRFADGHLDEDTPAVDAPAYRDADRWILTELDSVAREVEADMEAYRFDSALRRIREFVWHDLADDYLELIKGRLYEGRPGERDAARHALYVALSSSLRMLAPFSPFLTEEIYRELPGTEGSVHNADWPAIEADWDAEEARSDGELIAAVASTIRGWKSDEGMALNADLERVELYADADLEGLDSYDLSGAVNAPVYIESGRPDVELVPVEVDPDRSVIGPEFRDRAGAVLEALSEADPAEVKAQAEMDALEVEVDGESLSIPAEAVEVREERRSEGGEEVAVLETDRATVLVFP from the coding sequence ATGGACGATAGTTACGACCCCGGCGCCGTCGAGCCCCGATGGCGCGAGCGCTGGGACGACGAGGACGTGTATCGCTACGAGGGCAGCGAGGAACGGCCGGAGTACGTCATCGACACGCCGCCGCCGTACCCGACGGGCAACCTCCACATCGGCAACGCGCTTGGCTGGTGTTACATGGACTTCGCCGCCCGGTTCCAGCGCCTCCAGGGCAAGGACGTGCTCTACCCGCAGGGCTGGGACTGTCACGGTCTCCCGACCGAGGTGAAGGTCGAGGAGAACCACGACATCCACCGCACCGACGTCTCGCGCGAGGAGTTCCGCGAGCTCTGCGTCGAGCACACCGAGGAACAGATCGACGCGATGAAGGAGACGATGGGGCTGCTCGGCTTCTCGCAGGACTGGGAGCACGAGTACAAGACGATGGACGCCGAGTACTGGGGGAAGACCCAGGAGTCGTTCGTCGAGATGGCCGAGGAGGACTACGTCTACCGCGACGAACACCCCGTCAACTGGTGTCCGCGCTGCGAGACCGCGATTGCGGACGCCGAGGTCGAGAACGAGGACCGCGGGGGGACCCTCTTTACCGTTCGATTCGACGGTGCGGAATCGAACGACGCGATCGAGATCGCCACGACCCGGCCCGAACTGCTCGCGGCCTGCGTCGCGGTCGCGGTCGACCCCGACGACGAGCGCTACGAGGGCCGGGTCGGCGAGACGTTCGACGTGCCGCTGTTCGGCCAGGAGGTCGAGCTCATCGCCGACGAGGAGGTCGACTCGGACTTTGGCACCGGCGCGGTGATGATCTGTACGTTCGGGGACAAGCAGGACGTCGACTGGTGGGCCGAGTACGACCTCCCACTGAGGACCGTCCTGACCGAGGACGGCCGGCTCAACGAGCGCGCCGAGGAGTTCGAGGGGCTGACCGTCGACGAGGCCAAGGAACGGATCGCCTCGGCGCTCCAGAAGGGCGGCTACCTCCAGGGCGAGGAGGTCGTCGAGCAGTCGGTGGGCTGTTGCTGGCGATGTGACACGCCCATCGAGATCCTCTCGAAGGAACAGTGGTTCATCCGGGTCGACCAGGCGGAGATCCTCGAGAACGCTCGGGAGATCGAGTGGATCCCCGAGCACATGTACGCCCGCCTCGAGGAGTGGACCGAGGGGATGGAGTGGGACTGGGTGATCTCCCGCCAGCGGGTCTTCGCGACCCCGATCCCCGCGTGGTTCTGCGGGGAGTGTGAGTACGTCCACGTCGCCGGGAGCGAGGAGCTGCCGGTCACGCCGACCAGCGAGGGTCCTGAGCAAGCGTGTCCCGAGTGTGGCTCGGAGGACTGGACCGGCGAGACCGACGTGATGGACACGTGGATGGACTCGTCGATCTCGGCGCTGCACGTCGCGGGCTGGCCCGACGAGGAGTTCTCGCCCGTGCAGCTGCGAGAACAGGGCCACGACATCATCCGGACGTGGGCGTTCTACACGATCCTGCGGACGGCGGCCCTGGAGGACGAGGTGCCCTGGGAGCAGGCACTGATCAACGGGATGGTCTTCGGCGAGGACGGCCACAAGATGTCGAAGTCCCGAGGTAACTTCGTCCAGCCCGAGGAGGTCGTCGAGGAACACGGCGCCGACGCGTTCCGCCAGGCGATCGCGCTGGGCGGCCAGCCCGGTTCGGACATCCAGTTCCAGTCGAAGGAGGTCACATCAGCGTCTCGGTTCCTGACGAAGCTCTGGAACATCAGCCGCTTCGCCGACGGCCACCTCGACGAGGACACCCCCGCCGTCGACGCCCCCGCGTACCGCGACGCCGACCGGTGGATCCTCACCGAGCTCGACTCGGTCGCACGGGAAGTCGAGGCCGACATGGAGGCGTATCGGTTCGACTCGGCGCTCAGGAGGATCAGGGAGTTCGTCTGGCACGACCTCGCCGACGACTACCTCGAGTTGATCAAAGGGCGGCTCTACGAGGGTCGGCCCGGCGAGCGCGACGCCGCACGCCACGCGCTGTACGTCGCGCTGTCGTCGTCGCTGCGGATGCTCGCGCCCTTCTCGCCGTTCCTGACCGAGGAGATCTACCGGGAGCTGCCCGGAACCGAGGGCAGCGTCCACAACGCCGACTGGCCCGCCATCGAGGCCGACTGGGACGCCGAGGAGGCCCGGAGCGACGGCGAACTGATCGCCGCGGTCGCGAGCACGATCCGCGGCTGGAAGTCCGACGAGGGGATGGCGCTCAACGCCGACCTCGAGCGCGTCGAGCTCTACGCCGACGCGGACCTCGAGGGGCTCGACAGCTACGACCTGAGCGGGGCGGTCAACGCCCCCGTCTACATCGAGTCGGGCCGGCCCGACGTCGAGCTCGTCCCCGTCGAGGTCGACCCCGACCGCAGCGTCATCGGCCCCGAGTTCCGCGACCGGGCCGGCGCAGTGCTCGAGGCGCTCTCGGAAGCCGACCCCGCGGAGGTCAAAGCCCAGGCCGAGATGGACGCACTGGAGGTCGAGGTCGACGGCGAGAGCCTCTCGATCCCCGCGGAGGCCGTCGAGGTCCGCGAGGAGCGACGCTCCGAGGGCGGCGAGGAGGTCGCGGTGCTCGAGACCGACCGGGCGACCGTGCTCGTGTTCCCGTGA
- a CDS encoding CBS domain-containing protein, whose amino-acid sequence MPVQDIAQEDVVTVERDAEASEVARTMDDERVGAVVVVEDDEPAGIVTDRTLGLSVGQEDDPASLTAEDLMSEDPETVAADAEAYELAVQFGEAKVRRLPVVDDDGSLAGIVSLDDVIATSAEELEEAAKVIEAQSPGYAPDER is encoded by the coding sequence ATGCCTGTTCAAGACATCGCCCAGGAGGACGTCGTAACGGTCGAGAGGGACGCCGAGGCATCGGAGGTCGCTCGGACCATGGACGACGAGCGGGTCGGTGCGGTCGTCGTCGTCGAGGACGACGAACCCGCGGGGATCGTCACCGACCGAACCCTCGGGCTGTCGGTCGGACAGGAGGACGACCCCGCGAGCCTGACCGCCGAGGACCTGATGAGCGAGGACCCCGAGACCGTGGCGGCCGACGCCGAGGCCTACGAACTCGCCGTTCAGTTCGGCGAGGCGAAGGTCCGGCGGCTCCCGGTCGTCGACGACGACGGCTCGCTCGCGGGGATCGTCTCGCTCGACGACGTGATCGCGACGAGCGCCGAGGAGCTCGAGGAGGCCGCGAAGGTCATCGAGGCCCAGTCGCCCGGCTACGCGCCCGACGAGCGATAG
- a CDS encoding aminopeptidase: MDQRVHEHAEVLVDWSARVEAGDDVVLSVAEGAHDLAVAVAEKLGERGANPLVTYDSDEVTRAYLRGHDGEFGTGDHELAMVENADVYLRLGGGRNTSALADVPGEVRQAHSTATAELKEARMDTDWVSTVHPTRSLAQQAGMAYEEYREFVYGAILRDWESLAAEMAGMKELLDSGSEVRLVTEGTDLTMSIENRTAVNSAASVAYDSHNLPSGEVFTAPQATEGEVFFDVPMTINGKRLRDVSLTFEGGEVVDFSAGANEEELETILGTDDGARRLGELGIGMNRGIDRFTDTVLFDEKMGDTVHLALGRAYDACLPGGEAGNESAVHVDLITDMSEGRMEIDGEVVQRNGTFRWEDGFEG; the protein is encoded by the coding sequence ATGGATCAACGAGTTCACGAGCACGCCGAGGTGCTGGTCGACTGGAGCGCGCGCGTCGAGGCCGGCGACGACGTCGTGCTCTCGGTCGCGGAGGGCGCCCACGATCTCGCAGTAGCGGTCGCCGAGAAGCTGGGCGAGCGCGGCGCGAACCCCCTCGTGACCTACGACTCCGACGAGGTGACCCGCGCGTATCTCCGCGGCCACGACGGGGAGTTCGGTACGGGAGACCACGAGCTCGCGATGGTCGAGAACGCCGACGTCTACCTGCGTCTGGGCGGCGGGCGAAACACCAGCGCGCTCGCGGACGTGCCCGGCGAGGTCCGCCAAGCCCACAGCACGGCGACCGCCGAACTCAAGGAAGCCCGGATGGACACCGACTGGGTCTCCACCGTACATCCCACCCGCTCGCTCGCTCAGCAGGCAGGGATGGCCTACGAGGAGTACCGGGAGTTCGTCTACGGGGCGATCCTGCGCGACTGGGAGTCGCTGGCCGCCGAGATGGCCGGGATGAAGGAGCTGCTCGATTCGGGCAGCGAGGTCCGCCTCGTGACGGAGGGGACCGACCTCACGATGTCGATCGAGAACCGAACTGCCGTCAACTCCGCCGCCTCGGTGGCCTACGACTCGCACAACCTGCCCTCAGGGGAGGTCTTCACCGCACCCCAGGCCACGGAGGGCGAGGTGTTCTTCGACGTGCCGATGACGATCAACGGCAAGCGCCTGCGGGACGTCTCGCTGACCTTCGAGGGCGGGGAGGTCGTCGACTTCTCTGCTGGAGCCAACGAGGAGGAACTCGAGACGATCCTCGGGACCGACGACGGTGCGCGCCGGCTCGGGGAGCTCGGGATCGGGATGAACCGCGGGATCGACCGCTTCACCGACACCGTCCTGTTCGACGAGAAGATGGGCGATACGGTCCATCTGGCGCTCGGACGGGCCTACGACGCCTGCCTGCCCGGGGGCGAGGCGGGCAACGAGTCGGCGGTCCACGTCGACCTGATCACCGACATGAGCGAGGGGCGCATGGAGATCGACGGCGAAGTAGTGCAGCGAAACGGCACTTTCCGCTGGGAGGACGGGTTCGAGGGATAG
- a CDS encoding metal cation transporter: MTLLERDPPRWLLAVGPVLVLALAVGTLFLTSPFGDAAAVADASSLEVLWSLTVIGFFAGILPVVIGMLWFPYIRTLDAHLVHAVLALSAGILTFVGIEIVAELFGFVAGVEAAYLGEGVAIVALVGTFLAMHAVSVWRRRTVVSGGFGDGLHVAYLVAIALGLHSLGEGLAIGSAFALGQEELLTLLVIGFLLHNVTEGPTIIAAVARDRETPPIRHFAVMGVLAGGTVIVGGWIGSLSVSPLVATVFFAVALGAIGQVILEVAELVREDAGRVLTRLNAATFALGIGLMFLLEEVLVDGFLL; this comes from the coding sequence ATGACCCTCCTCGAACGCGACCCGCCCCGCTGGCTGCTCGCAGTCGGGCCCGTTCTCGTGCTCGCGCTCGCCGTCGGGACGCTGTTTCTCACCTCCCCCTTCGGCGACGCGGCGGCGGTCGCCGACGCGAGCTCCCTGGAGGTGCTCTGGTCGCTCACGGTGATCGGGTTCTTCGCCGGGATCCTCCCGGTCGTTATCGGCATGCTCTGGTTTCCCTACATCAGGACCCTCGACGCCCACCTGGTCCACGCCGTGCTCGCGCTCTCGGCGGGGATCCTGACGTTCGTCGGGATCGAGATCGTCGCCGAACTGTTCGGGTTCGTCGCGGGCGTCGAGGCCGCCTACCTCGGCGAGGGGGTCGCCATCGTCGCGCTCGTCGGCACCTTCCTCGCGATGCACGCCGTCAGCGTCTGGCGGCGCCGGACCGTCGTCTCCGGCGGGTTCGGGGACGGCCTGCACGTCGCCTACCTCGTGGCCATCGCGCTCGGCCTCCACAGCCTCGGCGAGGGATTGGCCATCGGCAGCGCCTTCGCGCTCGGCCAGGAGGAGCTGCTTACGCTGCTGGTGATCGGCTTTCTGCTGCACAACGTCACCGAGGGGCCGACGATCATCGCCGCGGTCGCCCGGGACCGCGAAACCCCGCCGATCCGCCATTTCGCCGTCATGGGTGTGCTCGCGGGCGGGACGGTGATCGTCGGGGGCTGGATCGGCTCGCTGTCGGTCTCGCCGCTCGTGGCGACGGTGTTCTTCGCCGTCGCGCTCGGCGCGATCGGCCAGGTGATCCTCGAGGTCGCCGAGCTCGTCCGCGAGGACGCCGGGCGGGTCCTGACGCGGCTCAACGCCGCGACCTTCGCGCTCGGGATCGGCCTGATGTTCCTGCTCGAGGAGGTGCTCGTCGACGGGTTCCTTCTGTAG
- a CDS encoding metal ABC transporter permease: MNAAVSRRQIAGAVLGAPLAIAAFYLLIGVLFPPAYEAFWGTACSATDTWLVCSGFLQRGFTAGILIGITAPLVGVYLVNRQMALIGEALAHTAFGGVAVGLFLGSVVEWANYPLLVALIVAAAAALGIQYLSTHTDTHGDVPIAIMLTGGFAFGIAVISYGVTFGRTVESYLFGDILFVPFENVQLMTGLTLVVIGTVALTHKQLLFITFDREAARLARINVWLYDTLLIVLTALVVVAAMQILGAILVAGMLVIPVAAAMQVTDSFNHGLLLSVAFGEAAVIGGILLSYYWSIATGAMIVLVAIALYLGAVALNR; encoded by the coding sequence ATGAACGCCGCCGTCTCGCGTCGGCAGATCGCCGGAGCCGTTTTGGGGGCCCCGCTGGCGATCGCCGCCTTCTACCTGCTGATCGGCGTCCTCTTCCCGCCGGCCTACGAGGCCTTCTGGGGGACCGCCTGCTCCGCAACGGACACCTGGCTGGTCTGTAGCGGCTTCCTCCAGCGGGGCTTCACCGCGGGGATCCTCATCGGGATCACCGCGCCGCTGGTGGGCGTGTATCTGGTCAACCGCCAGATGGCGCTGATCGGCGAGGCGCTCGCCCACACCGCCTTCGGCGGCGTCGCCGTCGGCCTCTTTCTGGGAAGCGTCGTCGAGTGGGCCAACTACCCCCTGCTGGTCGCGCTGATCGTCGCGGCGGCCGCGGCGCTGGGCATCCAGTACCTCTCGACGCACACCGACACCCACGGCGACGTGCCGATCGCGATCATGCTCACCGGCGGGTTCGCCTTCGGGATCGCCGTCATCTCCTACGGGGTGACCTTCGGGCGCACGGTCGAAAGCTACCTCTTCGGCGACATCCTCTTCGTCCCCTTCGAGAACGTCCAGCTGATGACCGGGCTGACGCTGGTGGTCATCGGGACGGTCGCGCTGACCCACAAGCAGCTGCTCTTCATCACCTTCGACCGCGAGGCCGCCCGCCTCGCGCGGATCAACGTCTGGCTCTACGACACCCTCCTGATCGTCCTCACCGCGCTGGTGGTCGTCGCCGCGATGCAGATCCTCGGGGCGATCCTCGTCGCGGGGATGCTCGTTATCCCCGTCGCGGCCGCCATGCAGGTCACCGACAGCTTCAACCACGGACTACTGCTATCGGTCGCCTTCGGCGAGGCGGCGGTGATCGGCGGCATCCTGCTGTCGTACTACTGGTCGATCGCGACCGGCGCGATGATCGTCCTCGTCGCGATCGCGCTCTATCTCGGTGCCGTCGCCCTGAACCGATGA
- a CDS encoding metal ABC transporter ATP-binding protein, translating into MNTVVDVEGVGFAYGEQPVLEDVSLSVEAGEFVGLIGPNGSGKTTLVKVMLGLMEPDSGSVRLFGEPATSFSDGTRLGYVSQKSTEADQVMPITVREVVRMGRYPHAGLRRLTDEDARIVDEALERVGIADLAEKRVNELSGGQKQRVYIARALACEADLLALDEPTVGVDADSRDAFYDLLEELNESGITILLIEHDIGVVTEHVDTVVCINGELYHHGSTESFLESDALERAYGRSSRPLAGGIRS; encoded by the coding sequence ATGAACACCGTCGTCGACGTCGAGGGTGTGGGGTTCGCCTACGGCGAGCAGCCGGTCCTCGAGGACGTCTCGCTGTCGGTCGAGGCCGGCGAGTTCGTCGGGCTGATCGGCCCGAACGGCTCGGGCAAGACGACACTGGTCAAGGTCATGCTCGGCCTGATGGAGCCCGATTCGGGGTCGGTCCGGCTGTTCGGCGAGCCCGCGACCTCGTTCTCGGACGGCACCCGACTGGGCTACGTCTCCCAGAAGTCGACCGAGGCCGATCAGGTCATGCCGATCACGGTCCGCGAGGTCGTCAGGATGGGCCGGTACCCCCACGCGGGCCTCCGGCGGCTGACCGACGAGGACGCGCGGATCGTCGACGAGGCCCTCGAACGCGTCGGAATCGCCGACCTCGCCGAGAAGCGGGTCAACGAGCTCTCGGGCGGGCAGAAACAGCGCGTCTACATCGCCCGGGCGCTGGCCTGCGAGGCGGACCTGCTCGCGCTCGACGAACCCACGGTGGGGGTCGACGCCGACTCGCGGGACGCCTTCTACGACCTGCTCGAGGAGCTCAACGAGTCGGGAATCACGATCCTGCTGATCGAACACGACATCGGCGTCGTCACCGAGCACGTCGACACGGTGGTCTGCATCAACGGCGAGCTCTACCACCACGGTTCCACCGAGTCGTTCCTCGAGAGCGACGCACTCGAGCGGGCCTACGGGCGGAGTAGCCGGCCGCTGGCGGGCGGCATCCGCTCATGA
- a CDS encoding metal ABC transporter substrate-binding protein: protein MTTKRNRRDVSRRSVLASSAGVAGFALAGCVGEDPQNGEDEGVGGDEAGGEGGDDAEHSAAASFFMPFDVTRQVAGDSVDVEDLVPVGEHGHDWDPDPGTVEGIENADMFVYTREFTSWQDDAADSLGDDEDTIVVDLSEGIEFIDSPAETNDEHFWMNPRSMQEGVPNVVDALSELDPDNAESYEENGEAFVEELEALHEEFVGLVDDAERNEVVVGSHDSYQWWWDEYDFEIHSPVGTSPDDEASAADIEEVEALIAEHDIEYILYDMYEPRTLAESLAEETDTEILPLSPIEGTTEEQLEDGWGYLEHQREINLDSLARALDAR from the coding sequence ATGACGACGAAACGGAACCGACGGGACGTATCGCGCCGGAGCGTGCTCGCCTCGAGTGCCGGGGTCGCGGGGTTCGCGCTGGCCGGATGTGTGGGCGAGGACCCACAGAACGGCGAGGACGAGGGGGTCGGCGGCGACGAGGCGGGCGGCGAGGGTGGCGACGATGCCGAGCACTCGGCCGCGGCCTCCTTCTTCATGCCGTTCGACGTGACCCGACAGGTCGCGGGCGATTCGGTGGACGTCGAGGACCTCGTGCCCGTCGGCGAACACGGCCACGACTGGGACCCCGATCCCGGCACCGTCGAGGGGATCGAGAACGCCGACATGTTCGTCTATACTCGCGAGTTCACGAGCTGGCAGGACGACGCCGCCGACAGCCTCGGGGACGACGAGGACACGATCGTCGTCGATCTCTCGGAGGGCATCGAGTTCATCGACAGCCCCGCCGAGACCAACGACGAGCACTTCTGGATGAACCCCCGGTCGATGCAGGAGGGGGTCCCGAACGTCGTCGACGCTCTCTCGGAGCTCGATCCCGACAACGCCGAGAGCTACGAGGAGAACGGCGAGGCGTTCGTCGAGGAGCTCGAGGCGCTTCACGAGGAGTTCGTTGGGCTCGTCGACGACGCGGAGCGAAACGAGGTCGTCGTCGGCAGCCACGACTCCTACCAGTGGTGGTGGGACGAGTACGACTTCGAGATCCACTCGCCCGTGGGCACCTCGCCCGACGACGAGGCCTCGGCGGCCGACATCGAGGAGGTCGAGGCGCTCATCGCCGAGCACGACATCGAGTACATCCTCTACGACATGTACGAGCCCCGCACGCTCGCGGAGTCCCTCGCCGAAGAGACGGACACGGAGATCCTGCCGCTGTCGCCGATCGAGGGCACGACCGAGGAACAGCTCGAGGACGGTTGGGGCTATCTCGAACACCAGCGCGAGATCAACCTCGACTCGCTCGCACGAGCGCTCGACGCCCGATGA